A stretch of DNA from Chelonoidis abingdonii isolate Lonesome George chromosome 8, CheloAbing_2.0, whole genome shotgun sequence:
TTAAGGAGAGGACCgtgtgatgagactgcctacaatggcacgtggcccatcagccACTGCTAgctgcaaatatctccaatgacaAGTGATGGGACAATTCGATGTGGAGGGctccgagttactacagagaattctttcccaggtatctggctggtgtgtcttacccacatgctcaggagtcaggagggaattttgCCCCGTGTCAGATTGGTGGAGACCTTGGGGGGTTTTCACCTCTCTCTGCaccatggggcatgggtcatttgcaggtttaaaataGTGTAaacagtggattctctgtaatgtgaagtctttaaatcatgatatgaggacttcagtaactgagccagaggtttggggtctatttcaggagttggtgggtgaggttctgtggcctgtgatgtgcaggtcagactatgatcatgatggtcccttttgaccttaaagtctatgagtgagTGAGTAAAAGAGATGCATTCCCTGTGCCCAATCCCCACCTCTTCAtcagcatttaaaataaactggATACTTCCCAATGCTGAAGAGCAGATCATTTCATCCATTGGAGGTTGTAGGGGCCCTTGTCAAAGTCATTTATTTGCTTTGCCCCTTCATTTCCCCTAGGAAAGGGAGTCCCTTCCCATTCCTGCCTCTGTACCTGCAATCCTTTAGCACTGATTGTCTCAGTGGGAGACGGGATTGGGGCCCCAAGTTTCTCCCCTAGTTTTCTTCCACAGAAGTGGTAGTTAAATAGGCAACATCAAAGCTTGTGTGGGCCTGAAAGTAAGCCTTGTACATGGGCACCCCTCTGCTCAGTCCTCCAGCTTTTCTATGCACTGCCTGTTCCCATGTCCTGTGTTGCACATACAGCCAGGCTAATCTACCCTGTTCCATTTGCAGGCCTAAAATCCAGGAGTAGAGAGGGCATTCTGCACAGTTTTACcattgtaaataaatatattgagAGGTTTCAAACTGAGCAACTTTTAATACCAGCTCCCTTTTGGACCTAGCTGACTGAAGACCTTTGAGAACCTGAAGCTTATCTCCAATATttatgccaggggtaggcaacctatggcacgggtgccgaaggcggcactcacactgcctgggtcctggccactggtccgggggactctgcattgcTGATTTATAAATCAGCACTGCTGATTTATGTTATTCTGACCTTGTGGTAAATCTTCACTTTATTCATTTTTCCCATCCTGCTTCTCTGTAATCCAGAACCCCACTACACTCCAAATGATAGGGTTTCATCCCAGGATGGCAGCCTACCGTCTTAAGATCAGATGATTTCTTGCACAAAAAACCCTCAACATCCCAGTGCAAAGAGCTCTCTGAATGGAAAAAACTGGCAAATGCTGGACATTCAACACAGGAACATGCAACAGCTTCCAATCCAATCCAGCTACAGGAAACTCAACATTGCCCTCTGTTGGGAGCAAAGGGAATTTTCTGCATCCTCTTGTATtatttccccttctcccttctTTTCTTAAATGCAGAAGGGCATTTCTTGACATTTCTGAGAGGTGAAGAACAACTTCTAGGGGACCCATTCATAGCTATGTGGGTGTTAGCTGCAGTAACTTGTTTCTTTTCAGTAGCCAAAGCACTACTGTAGGCCAGAAGGCTTCCACATGATTAGCCTGAAGTCAATTGATCTGAGAGTTATTTTCATAATTAAGGTTTCTATAATGAAGAACATAGATGTCGTGGAACCAAAATATGAAGGAAACCCAGACTGTGGCTTTCCCCTTACATACTAGAAAGCAGGGCGGAAGGTCATGGGCATTTGGGGCTTCTGTGCACAgacaggaagaaagagaaagagtgGAACTTATACAGGAAGTTTCCTTAACAGAGCAggatgcagcagcaggagcacatAAATGAAATAGCACCAAGGAGCAAGGAATTAGGCATTattccagtgggagcagagttctGACATGTCTACATGTAGCCTGGTATCCAGTATCCATCCACACATCTCACGCACTGCTATGCCTCAGATGCAAATAGCAGAAGACACGGTGCAGTAAGGAATGGGCACAATGAGCTACGCCACAAGCAAAACACAGCTTTGTTGCTGGAAACCAGGTTGCGTAGGTAAGGCCTAGAGGGGGACTGAAAGAAAGTCATGTGTCTTGTACACACGACATGCAGTCTCAGTACAAACACAAGCGCTTAGTGTCTAGAAGCCCCAGTATTTGTATTGTTTGTGCACAGCTCTTGTGCCTGGTCTTTGCTGCCACCTGCACTCACTGCACACTGGTTAATATCAGCTTTTGCTCATAACTAATATAGTACCAGCATGTCTGGTTACTACATAAAAGTCCACACCTCAccctcactccccttccccctatGCCTCTCTGTACTTACTGAGTCCACTAGATTCTCCGTTTTGTCTATCAGCAGCTCCAGCTTCTCTCCTCTTTGGGCCACCAGGTCTGAGGGAGGAAGAACAAATCAGCAGTCAGAATCGAGGTGCAAAAGCATCTTCCTTATCCAAGTCTCTTGCTTCTTCAAGGCCAGGAGACATCTCTGATACAACTAgggttggcagaattcaattgatatttttataatttcaacaaatccatttattttaaagcttttcttctatttttatcaatttaaattttcacaactCCAGGAAATCACATAATTGTCTGAACTGCCCCTCCTGCCCCGATGACCTTAAGTTAGATGTTAAGTTATAAAGCTTCTTGATTCTCAACACAAAATTGTCAACGTgtcaaaatgtacaaagtaaatatctttaaatcaaactaagttctccagcagcatttttcttattttattgaaGTTTGGAGTAATGTCGATGGGAATATGTTTCCCTTGGTTTGGGTATGAGTACAGTGAAATCGACATTTAcaaacatttaccaataaaaaggCTCACTTGTTAGACAGTTAAGGGTTGTGCACAACCCTTCCGAGCTACTTGGTGTACAGTATttgaggtggagggaggagaaaggtcaAAATCCCCATGTCCCAAGCAATCCCAAATTAGTTTCTGAGCCAGATCCTAGAGTttcaccaatttataccagctgaggatctggccctctatcTTAAGTGAGGAAGCAAGTTTTTCTTGAACTCTATTGCAGTGGGCTTGGGCACTGTTTATGAATGAAGCCCTCAAAAGGAAACAGGTCACACTATGGattagtccaggggtcggcaacctttcagaagtgctgtgccgagtcttcatatataccctctaatttaaggttttgcgtgccagtcatatattttaatgtttttagaaagtctcgttctataagtctataatatataactaaactattgttgtatgtaaagtaaataaggttttttaaatgtttaagaagcttcatttaaaattaaattaaaatgcagagcaccccagaccagtggccaggaccctggcagcgTGAATGCCACTGataatcagctcgcatgccaccttcggcacacgtgccataggttgcctacctctggatTAGTCATTTAACAAGCTACTCGAGGCATTGAAAGAAGCATTAATACAGTACCTCTAGCTTCATCTCACCTGTATAACTCTATAAACCTGCTATATAGTTTGGGTCCAGAAGTAAATATTTTAGTGTAAAAGAGCCCTACATCAGAAACTGGTAAGTTACTATTTTGGCTATGACAAGGAGCCAAGTGGATTTTAGGGCCTGTCTGGGCAGTGGGGTAATGTGTTCTAGaggagtgtgatttctaaaacaCACTAACATGCTGCACATTAATTGGCCTGTGTAGAccttgctggtgtgcactaaaggttccctagtgtgctttaatgcaATGCATTGCAAACAGCACTACATCAAAGCACACCAGCAAGGTCTACGCAGATCAAGTAAtgagttttaaaaaacacaaacctgTAGAGCACATTACCCCActgtgcagacaaacccttaATTTGGATAAATCACTGCCTTCTCCAAGAATAGAAGGAGTTTCAAGTCTTTACAGCTTTAAGACTCTTCATATCCATCAGCAAAGGAGTGATACACGTGCTttgctaaggccctgatcctgcactcaggCCCACATGGCTTTCAGTGCAGAATGGAGATTGAGCATTTGGAATTTGGAGCGCATCCACCATTGGTCTGCAACACCACTTCTCAATCCCAATCTGCCAATCGGAGTGAAATCTTAGTGCAAACAAATTCCTCTGCAAACTCAGAGCACTTCTGCATGTGGCATAGAATACTTGCCAACTGTAGCAGACTCTGTTGTTCAACCAGGTTACCACTGCAGAAGATGGCAGGTAAACCTTGGTCTCCCATAAAGCATTAGCTGTACAATACCGTTGGGAATGCCTCTGAAAGGGATGCTCCTCTAGGACCCAGGGTTGCACGCTGTGTGCGGAGCAGGAAGTGAAGTGATAAATACCTATGTTTCGGACCATGATTCCTTTTAGTTCATCAACCTGGGCTTGTGTCTCCACCATCTGATCAGTGCCCTTGTTCTCCGAGTGGTGTTTCTGTAACAGATGAACTGAGTCAGTAATGGTACAGATCTgtttagaatgaaaacaaatttctccTATCTCAGCTCCCCGTTCTCTCCTAAAGAGCTTGCTGGCAagctgggggaagtgggaggggagagagataaTCCAAATATAATATCCaattataataatacaaatataaccccctcatttacattaattcttatgaggaaattggatttgcttaacgttgtctcacttaaaatcacatttttcaggaacataactacaacgttaagtaaggagttactgtaccagtGTTCTATCTGTACAGGTCTTGCAGACTGCTTTCAACCACTCCCTACATCTACTTTGGCTTGCTACTAATTTCCAAAAGCTTACAAGTGAGACTACCCAGAGAGTCTCAGGTTTATCTTTCCTGTTACTTCAGTACCCTTGTAGATGGCTTGAAATCTCTTGGTGAAGAACACTAGACAAGTACTAGGTATTACAGGAGGCAGACGgacatagaaaaataaaaactgaggTAGAAGCTAAGATTACAGAGTTTATGTCCCAGCTGACTTTGTacaatcttgggcaagtcacttctcttgtGTGCATCAATCCTCATCTGGGAAACGGGAACTGCAACTGTAAGGTTAGTCGCAAAGTTTGTTATCAGGGCCCTGTGTACACTGCAgcaagctagacaaattctgtgGTGCTCTGGTGTGGCAAACTGATTGGAAATTCTGTAACAGCTTCATTTAATTATACAAGCGGATTATATTGAATTCAGTAGGAAAGTGAATACTACAAGCAGTACTATAACCACAAGATACTTTGTATTTCCTTTTGTGCTACCCCATATTTCCAGTATGCTAATTATCTGCATAATCAACATCATTATGAAGGAAGCTGGGTGAGAGCAGTAGGGTGAAAGCTTTCCACACTCAGGAGGCAGTTTAGGATTGGTGGATAAGAATATTAGCATAATGTTTTTGCTCAAGTGATCCACAATAAAAGTGTTGCCGCTAAGCTGTCATTAGGCATCAACGCttaattgaaatgaatggggcaaTTAATTGCTCAAAGGTCAGCCTGGGACCTGAGGCTACGGGCAGTCACGTTACATTCAGTTCATACTTTTAACATTCCCTTGAAAGGTTTTCAATATGGAAGTTGAGACTGAAGCAAGATCTGTGACAAAGGGTGGATTCTACAAGAAATTCTACAGTCTCAAAACAGCAGACTACATCGGCTGTGCTTATGACTATCAAGTGCTTAGACGTGCCCAGTCCTAGAAAGGCTACATACTCCTCAGATGTATGAGTCCTGCTGATGAGAAGCACATCAATGTTCAGGCAGGAGCTCCCAACACAGCTTTGCTCAAGCTATTACAAAGTACGCATGCATTTCTCTCTCCAAACACCACTCTCCTCCCTACTTAGGAGAACTCTTTCCAAGGATGGGAGTGGAGTCTGACTAGGAACTTGAAgattgtctgtataaaattttaatttgcactgactttgctaatgctttttatgtagcctcttgtaaaaataagcaaatatctagatgagctgatgacATGGAAGACCTCTGCACACCCCCATAGATACACaaactcctggttgagaaccactgatgtaaagCCAACAACAGGAGGGTTTACAAGGGAGAGATGAGGCTGGTTAGAGAGTCCCTTCGGACCATATGTATCTTACCAGCTGTGCAGCCAAGATACTGGAGAATTCGCTGTTCATGGCATATGGAAGTGCTGTCTGTGCTCTTGAACCGTACGTAGTCTGAAATCTCTTTTTGATTTCATTCAGGAAACTGAAGGCTCTGGAACGTTCAAAGttctaaaagtaaaaacaaaatgttcacaTCAGGCAGAAAACTGCATGTCACCTAACATTCTAGTTAGGAAACTGGGGGAATAGGTGGCCTACAGAAAAACTTAAAAGACACGTAACCATTTAGAGACCCTCCACCTTTTATCAAATACGAACAGTCATGCTGTGCATAACCCTGCAAAAGCCTTGCTATCTCTTCCTCTTAATCTCTTTAACAGCAGTCACTTTTTTAATATCAGTCTGTTCCTCCCTGGATACCCACTGGAATCAGGTCTACAAAGCTCAAAAGCAAGCCTGtgctttatttactttttaaggGGAAACAAAGACAAAGACAAAAGACTTCACAGCCTCTATCTGTACTTTCTTCCACAGTTGAGGGCAAAGCTTAAGTGTACTCTACTAATGACTACGATGCCTTAGGAATGACTGCAGAGCGAAAGTCACCTGATCCTtgtaagcagcaaagaatcctgtggcaccttatagactaacagacattttggatcattagcaggattctttgctgctttcacagatccagactaacagggctacccctctgatactgatcCTTGTAGTTCTATTGTACTGGTCCTGCTGAGAAAGCTGGGTGAATCTTACCAACTCACCTGCAAGTAGAAAGCAGCAGGGGAAGTTGGTGCAGTGGGAAAGAGACACTGTcatcccccatacacacaccagcTGGATACTATGGTAGATGAACTAAAATATTTGAACTTTGACTTTAGCTAGAGAGGCCCATGTtctgagttacaccagtgtaaatatgCAGGAATGCCACTGAAGAAAACAGCCCCATGGGTTTGTGCCCATTATTGATTTTCATGGATACGCTCAGAGAGAAAAGCACTACCATTTTCAGGGTGTATGCACAGTA
This window harbors:
- the VAMP7 gene encoding vesicle-associated membrane protein 7 isoform X2; its protein translation is MAILFVVVARGTTILAKHAWCGGNFLEVTEQILAKIPSENNKLTYSHGNYLFHYICQDRIIYLCITDDNFERSRAFSFLNEIKKRFQTTYGSRAQTALPYAMNSEFSSILAAQLKHHSENKGTDQMVETQAQVDELKGIMVRNIDLVAQRGEKLELLIDKTENLVDSVVIYVIVSAACGGLTWPSCVQK